The nucleotide sequence TGGCATACTTACGTACCCTGCAAAATCGCAGTGCCTGTTTTGCATTTTGCATGACGTAACCAGCAGCAACAGGCGCTGGACGCCGTTTACCCGGAATCCCTTTTCGAGCCCGATCAAAGCATTCAAGCCAATGATGTGTTTCCGTTTGGCTCAATGGATAGTCACCAATAAAGGGATAGATATGTCGCAAAAACTGAGCGCGGTGTTTATAGGCATTAGCCCGTTTTTCTTCTGCATACTCTGTCAGCCAATACTCTAAGGCATCTTTGACAGTAACAGGTTTGAGGGTTTGATTTCGCTGCATAGCCCGCTGAAGTTTAGGGTCATATCCTTCAGCCAACCATTCCCGGCACTGCCTTGCCATTTCTCTTGCTTTGACCAAAGAGACTTCCGGGTAATCCCCAAGATCGAGGCGCTTCCCATATCCGTCAATCTTGTATCTGTATTGCCAGCGAACCTTGCCTAAAGGGGACACTCGCGCGCCGAGCCCACCGCCATCGTTCAGCACTACTGTTTTTTCACGCAGCTTGTTTTGCACTGCCTTCAGGTTTTTATCAAAAAGTTTGTTCATCGACCAACGTCCTTTTTCCGGCAGGTACATATCACGATATGTACCCCCATATGTACACCAGACCTACTGAAAAAGCCCGAACCCTGTGAAACAAACCAGGACAGATAAAATTATATCTAAATGATTTTAAACCATAAATCAAGTTAATCAAAAACAATCAGAATCAAACTAAGACGAGTAAATTGATAATACGGCATGAACTGATCATCCGTTCAGATGACGCTGATTTGACAGGGTTATGCGCACGCATAACCCTTTTTTGATGACGATTCCTCGATCCCCCCTCACGCTCAATCCCGCTTCAATCGCTTCCCGCGACACACCCCGTAAGCCCGCAGATGCATATCTCAAGCTGTAACTTAGTGACAAATTCATAGCACCTGAAAAATACGATTTTATTTCACAGCGCGAACAAAATTAGCGGAGTGATACAGATCACTTCCTTTTCCAGAGAGCGTTTGACCAAATGCATAATGCGTGATCAATATCACTATAAGATTAATAACCAATCAGCAAATAAATGTGACATCAAGCAGCTAAAATTAATTGACTATTAGAAAACATAGAGAATGTAATTTTATTACGCAGGGTAATTGTTAGTTGGATCACTGTATCTGGGTGGGGGAGCGCTAAAAAAGGAGACGGGGATCACGAGAACCCCGTTATCAGTTCCGTTTTCAGGATCTGTGGTAGATTGATTGGGTACGAAGCAATCGACGGTTTTGGCGAACCGTTATCGACACAACAGAACTTGAAGCTGAACATCAAACGGGGAAACGTTATGATATCACCAGACACTAAGGTCAAGATACAGAATTTTGGCCGCTTCCTCTCCAACATGGTGATGCCCAATATTGGCGCATTCATCGCTTGGGGGTTTATTACCGCGCTCTTCATTCCGACCGGCTGGCTGCCCAACGAGACGATAGCCAAGCTGGTGGGTCCAATGATTACTTACCTGCTGCCCCTGCTGATCGGTTATACCGGCGGTAAACTGGTGGGTGGCGATCGGGGTGCCGTGGTGGGCGCCGTGACCACCATGGGTGTGATTGTCGGGACAGACATTCCCATGTTCATGGGGGCCATGATTGTCGGCCCTATGGGCGGCTGGGCAATTAAACACTTTGATAAGGCCGTGGAAGGCAAAATCAAAAGCGGCTTCGAAATGCTGGTCAACAACTTTTCGGCCGGCATCATCGGGATGCTGTGTGCCATCGTTGCCTTTTTCCTGATCGGACCTTTCGTAAAAATTCTCTCTGGCGGTCTGGCTGCCGGGGTCAACTTCCTGGTTGATGCCGGTTTACTGCCGCTGACCTCAATCTTCGTTGAGCCAGCGAAAATTCTGTTCCTCAACAATGCCATCAACCACGGTATCTTCTCGCCGCTGGGCATTCAGCAGGCCAATGAAGTCGGTCAGTCTATTTTCTTCCTGATTGAAGCGAATCCGGGTCCAGGGCTGGGCATTTTACTGGCTTACATGGTCTTTGGCCGCGGGACAGCCAAACAGACCGCCGGGGGTGCTGCCATCATCCACTTCTTCGGGGGGATCCACGAGATTTATTTCCCCTATATTCTGATGAATCCGCGTCTGATCCTGGCCGCAATTGCCGGCGGTATGACAGGTGTCTTCACCCTGACCCTGTTCAATGCCGGTCTGGTCTCGCCTGCATCACCGGGCTCTATCTTTGCCGTGATGCTGATGGCGCCGAAAGCCTCGATCGTGGGCGTGCTGTGCTCTATCGTGGCAGCCGCGACTGTGTCTTTCCTGGTCGCTTCACTGCTGCTGAAAACCCAGAAAGTAACCGAAGACGATGACGGCAGCGCGCTCAAAGATGCCAGCGAGAAAATGAAAGCCATGAAATCGGGCAAAGCCACTGAAGGGACTGCTGCCACAGGCGCTGCGGCGACCACTGCCAGCACCCACCAGGTATCCAAGGCTCAGCTCAGTCAGGTTCGCCGCATCATCGTGGCTTGCGATGCCGGTATGGGTTCCAGCGCCATGGGGGCCGGTTTACTGCGCAAGAAAGTCAATGAGGCCAAATTGAATATTGATGTCACGAACAGTGCCATCAACAACCTGCCTGATAATGTCGATATTGTGATCACTCACAAAGACCTCACTGAGCGTGCCCGCAAGCATGCCCCGCAGGCGCAGCATATTTCACTGACCAACTTCCTTGACGGTCAGGTCTACAATGATTTGCTCACCCGTATCATGGCCGCGTCCAGCCCGGAAGCGGCAAATGATCCGACTCTGGTGAAACTGACGCCGGTAGCTGCCAATGACGACAGCCTGGCGCCTCAGCAACCCTCGGTTTTCCAGATCCAGGCAGCTAATATCCACCTCGGACTCCAGGCCAACAATAAGGACGAGGCCATCCGCTTCGCCGGTGAGCAGTTGGTCAAACTGGGCTATGCCGAACCTGAATACATTGATGCCATGTTTGCCCGCGAGGCACTGGTGCCGACTTATCTCGGGGAATCTATCGCCGTGCCGCACGGAACAGTGGAAGCCAAAGACAGGGTGATCAAGACAGGTATCGTCATTTGCCAGTACCCTGCCGGGGTGGCATTTACCGATGACGAAGACGACATCGCCCATCTGGTGATCGGCATTGCTGCCAAAAATGACGAACATATTCAGGTGATTACTACCATCACCAACGCACTGGATGACCACGAGGCCATTGAGCGCCTCAAGCGTACCCAGGATGTCCGGGAAGTGCTCAGCATCCTGGCCAGTGAAGAAGCGGCGTAACCGCCAGTGCAGATATCGGGACCGCCCAGCGCGGCCTCTCACAAACTTGAGGTAGTCATCATCATGAAAGCAGTTCATTTTGGCGCCGGCAATATCGGCCGGGGTTTTATTGGTAAAGTACTGGCAGATGCCGAGGTTAACGTCACTTTTGCCGACGTAAACGAGCCGTTGATCGATCAGCTCAGCCATGCGCAGTCTTACAAGGTCAAAGTGGTGGGGAACGACTGTCATCTGGATACCGTCAGCCATATCACAGCAGTGAACGCCGCCGGGCAAGACGTGATCAATCAGATAGTGCAGACCGATCTGATCACCACTGCCGTCGGCCCTGCGGTACTGGATAAAATTGCCAGCACCATCGCGAGCGGGCTGGCCAAACGGTTTGAAGCGGGTAACACCCAGCCGCTCAATATCATCGCCTGTGAAAACATGGTGCGGGGCACCACGCACCTGAAAGAAGAGGTCTATAAGCAGTTGACGCCTGCACACCGGCAGCTGGCGGATCAGCATGTCGGCTTTGTCGATTCGGCCGTCGACCGTATTGTGCCTCCTGCGGAAGCGGCCAACGATGATCCCCTGGAAGTCACCGTGGAAAGTTTCAGCGAGTGGATTGTCGATCAGCAACAGTTCAAAGGCGAGATCCCCCACATTGCCGGGATGGAAACCACAGATAACCTGATGGCATTTGTCGAGCGGAAGTTGTTTACCCTCAACACAGGCCATATCATGACCGCCTATCTGGGCGCGCTGAAAGGTTACCAGACGATCCGCGATGCGATCGAAGATGAAGAAATCTGCGGCCAGGTCAGAACCGCAATGCGGGAAAGCGGCGAAGTGCTGATTCGCCGGTATGGCTTTGATCGTGAGCAGCATTATGCTTACATCGAAAAAATCCTGACCCGCTTTGCCAATCCCTTCCTGCGCGATGAGATTGACAGGGTTGGCCGCCAGCCGCTGCGCAAGCTGGGCAGCAACGACAGATTGATTAAACCCCTGCTGGGCACGCTGGAGTACGGGACTGACAATCGTATGCTGATCAAAGGCATCGCTGCGGCTTTGAAGTATGTGAATGCGACCGATCCGCAGGCCGTGGAACTGCAGCAGACATTACATGAGAAAGGGGTCCGCCAGACGCTGGCACAATACACGGGTCTGGACACTGACAGCGAAGTGGTCCGTGACATTGAACACTGCTATCAGACGCTGACCTGATCACCTTGCGGGGAGTGCGCTCCCCGCTTTTGCAGCACAAAGAGAAGACACATTCATGGCACCCAGTGAACACGAAGCTGACATCATAGAACGCCTGAACGAGGCCATCACAGTACGCGGCTTTTTTATTACTTCGGTGGAGATCTTAGAAGAAGCCGTCGATGCGCTGATCCAGCGAATTTTCCGTAAGGACGACTTTGCGGTGAAATCCGTGGTGGAGCCGCTGCTGCACGACACAGGTCCGCTTGGGGAGCTCAGCGTACGCCTTAAGCTGCTGTACGGTTTGGGGGTGATTGCCCAGCCTGTCTATCAGGATATTGAGCGCTGCCTGCATATCAAAGACATGCTCAACCGGGATGTGACTGAATACCAGTTTACCGACCCTAAAATCATTCAAGAAATCAAGGCGCTTCATCAGGCCAATGTGATGGGCATTGCCCAGCTGGACATGGCCCCGATCACCGAAGACATCGATCTGGCTTTCTATCAGATGCAAACCGCCCGTCAGGAGCAGATCGTCAAATCCACCCTGGCACTGGCCATTTCCGGCATTGCCACTTCACTCAACAAAGACAGCCCGTTTTAGGCTGCCTCTGCACGCTTTCAGTGTGTTACAGCTTAAACTGGCCAACCGCCTGCTCTATTCTGCTCGACAGTATTTTCAGTTGTACTGACTGTTCAGTGGATTTCACCGATTCTTCTGCCAGAGATTCAGCCACAGCATTCACTGTCATCGCATTTTTACGGATATCATCCGTCACAGTCGACTGCTCTTCAGCGCCGGCAGCAATTTGGATTGCTTTGTGATTGATCTGTTCAACCGCGTCACTCATCGCCTCTAAGCGCTTGCTGACAATATCGGCCTCAGTGACACAAGCGCCAGCCCTTTCATGCGACGATGACATGGCAGTCACCGCTTGCTGGGTTACCTGCTGCAGCGTGTGGATCATCGTTTGAATCTCAGCCGTCGACGTATGTGTCCGCTGCGACAACACCCGGACTTCATCAGCCACCACAGCAAACCCGCGCCCTTGTTCGCCGGCACGGGCAGCTTCAATCGCCGCATTAAGCGCCAGCAGGTTGGTCTGCTCAGCAATATCACTGATTGTGGAAATAATACTGCCAATCCGCTGCCCCTGCAGTTCCAGCTCTCCGATCAAGGTCGCGGACTGCTGCATCTCTTGCGCTAAGCCGTGAATGGCCTTTTGGTTCTGCTGCATCTCTTTCTGGCTGGTCTGACTCAGCTCAACAAGCTGCTGTACCGTTTCAGCCGTTTGCTCAGCATTTGAGGCAATGTCCTGCGTGGCAATCGCCATCTGGCTCAGCGCCGTTGCCACCTGAGTAATATCCTGCTGCTGATTCTGAATCGACTGTGTCCGCACTTCTGATGCATCTGATACACGGGTTGACTGGCGATTCAGCTCATGCGTAATCTCACGTAAGCCCGTCACCATCTGGTGCAAACGACCGACAAATAAATTGAAATGCTGAGCAAGCTGTCCGATCTCATCCTGGCTGCGACTGTTCACTCGTACCGTCAAATCACCTTGTCCCTTCGCAATGTCCTCCAGCGCAGAAGAAACCTGCTTCAGTTCACGCAGCAACCAGGTCAGAAAGACACTGGCCACGACAGCCACCAGCACGAGAATCAACAGCCCAATCCCTATCCCTTCCATTAAAATACGCTTAATCGGGGCTGTCAGCGCGGCTTCATCCATCAGAAAGACTAAAGACCAGTTTGTATCCGGTACGGGGACTGCCATCAGGCGGCTTGGTTTGCCCGCCAGCATCAAGGCAACCAGCTCTTTACGCTGGGCCGCTTCGCGGATCCCCCCGGCAGAAAGCGCCTTGTCCAGTTCATGGACTTGCTTGAGATTCAGCTGAGTATTCTGATGCGCTAAGATCAGCCCCTCAGCTGTCACCAGCATCGCTTCACCGTTTCCCGGTACCGACATCGACTGAATATCATCAGACAGAGAGCCCAACGCGAGGTTTGCTCCCACGGCCCCCAGCCATTCACCATTTCGGATCACAGGCTCTGCAATGGCAACAACCAGTTTTTTAGCGGTCGAACTGACAAAAGGAGCCGTGGTAATTTGACGCTGATCTGCCTGAGCGGCCTGATACCAGCTCCGCTGACGCGGGTCAAACCCCGGCGGACTGACGAGGTTAGGATCATCACGGTACATATCGCCACTGCGAGTGCCATAATAGGTCAGCAGAAATCCAGCAGAGTGCTTCGCCTGCGCCAGTATAGCGTGGGGAGAGGACAGATTATCTGATGCAGCAATCGCTTCTGACAGCGCAGAGATACTCTGTTTCTTACTGCCAAACCACTTGCCGAAGCCATAAGCGTAGCCTTCAAGCGTCTGGCGGGTTTCTCTGCTCAAATCCTGCCAGGTTTGCGCCTGAAATGATTGATACCCAGCAATAATAAGAATACTGCCTGACAGAAAGATGGCCAGGATACAGGCCAATACGACTTTGTTCTTGATTGAATTCATAGACACCGCTCATGGAAAATTGTCATAGCAGTATCATGCATAGGACGCCATAAATTTCGACAAGAAGAACAAAGCGATACTTTGCAATGCGCTGAAGCTCGACACAGCGCAGTCATTATGGGTAGAAACCACCCCATAGAATGAGAGAAGGTTCAGAAGACAGCAGGTTTGGTTGGGCAGTCTGCAGGAAAATATTCAGCCAGGCCGGGCTGCAGAGCCCGACCTGGATTTACTTGAGCAATTACAGGTAATCACACAAATAAGCGGTGGTTTCTTCAATCTTGACATCAAAAGAAGCATCGCCAGGGACTTCAAAATTATCACCTGCGTTGTAGGTTTCCCAATCAACATGGCCCGGCAGCTTGACCGAAATCGCACCTTTGACCACTGTCATACGCTCTGGCGCAGCAGTCCCAAAAGTATAAGATCCCGGAAGCATCACACCGACACTGCTGCGCGCACCTTCGGCTTCAAAACCAATAGACTTTACATTTCCATCAAAATATTCGTTCGTATTCAGCATGATAATCCTTATCCTGTTCTTCTTTTCGGGCATTGGAAACCCATCACGCTATCACAGTTTTTTGCGGTCGCATACACCTTTATCAGCGCTTGCTGAGGCCTCAGTCATTACTACTCATCGGCCAGCGCTTCCAGGATTGAACAGTGGCTCGCATCGTCATCGGCCGCGCCGCAGCAGGCATCATTCAAGCGCTTCAATGCCCTGCGTATTCGCTGTAATTCCGCCAGTTTGCTGTCAATATCGTCTAACTTGGCCTGCGTAATCGCTTTGACTTCCGCGCAGCTGTGCTGATCGGCTTCGACCCGGATCGCCAGCAGCTCCCGGATTTCGTCCAGACTCAGGCCAATGGCTTTGGCCCGCAGAATAAACCGGATACGAGAAACATCCTCGTCGCTGTAGAGCCGGTAGCCGCTTTCGCTGCGCTCGCCGGGGATCAGCAGGCCATTCTTTTCGTAAAAGCGCAAAGTATCACTGCTGACTTCGCAGCGCTTTGCCAGTTGTCCGATCAAGTACCTAGCCATATTCACCTCATGATCCTTCTCATCTCTCCCTGCCCAGCGTTCGCGGCAGAGCACTTCTGACCCAAGGCAAACGTTTGCGCAACGCAGGGAATCATGTAAAATACGCGCCATTACGCAAATCCCATCCCCGCCTGACGGATGAGGCTATTTGCCAAAGGCAACCTCAGTATAACAGGTCAGCTTTTGGCAAATAATTCACCGCAATCAAAGAGATGGTAGCAATGGAAAACGCTCGTCCTATTCGCCGTGCTCTGATCAGCGTATCAGACAAAACGGGAATTGTTGAATTCGCACAAGCTCTTGCCAACCGTGGCGTCGATATCCTGTCCACTGGTGGCACTGCCCGCCTGCTGGCTGATCAGGGTATTCAGGTGACTGAAGTCTCCGACTACACGGGCTTTCCTGAAATGATGGATGGCCGTGTGAAAACCCTGCACCCGAAAGTGCACGGCGGCGTTCTGGGCCGACGTGGCCAGGATGATGCAATCATGGCTGAGCATGGCATTGCACCGATTGATATGGTGGTGGTGAACCTCTATCCGTTCGCGGCGACAGTCGCCAAAGCCGGATGTACGCTGGAAGACGCCGTTGAGAACATCGACATCGGTGGCCCGACTATGGTACGCAGTGCGGCGAAAAACCACAAAGACGTGACCATAGTCGTCAATGCACACGACTACGACCGCGTGCTGGCCGAAATGGCCGACAACAACGGCTCACTGACCCACGCCACCCGTTTTGATCTGGCCATTGCCGCCTTCGAACACACAGCCGCCTACGACGGTATGATCGCCAACTATTTCGGTACTATGGTGCCGTCTTACGGCGACAACAAAGAGGGTGATGAGGCTTCGAAATTCCCGCGCACCTTCAATCAGCAGTTCATCAAGA is from Photobacterium sp. TLY01 and encodes:
- a CDS encoding PTS mannitol transporter subunit IICBA, which produces MVMPNIGAFIAWGFITALFIPTGWLPNETIAKLVGPMITYLLPLLIGYTGGKLVGGDRGAVVGAVTTMGVIVGTDIPMFMGAMIVGPMGGWAIKHFDKAVEGKIKSGFEMLVNNFSAGIIGMLCAIVAFFLIGPFVKILSGGLAAGVNFLVDAGLLPLTSIFVEPAKILFLNNAINHGIFSPLGIQQANEVGQSIFFLIEANPGPGLGILLAYMVFGRGTAKQTAGGAAIIHFFGGIHEIYFPYILMNPRLILAAIAGGMTGVFTLTLFNAGLVSPASPGSIFAVMLMAPKASIVGVLCSIVAAATVSFLVASLLLKTQKVTEDDDGSALKDASEKMKAMKSGKATEGTAATGAAATTASTHQVSKAQLSQVRRIIVACDAGMGSSAMGAGLLRKKVNEAKLNIDVTNSAINNLPDNVDIVITHKDLTERARKHAPQAQHISLTNFLDGQVYNDLLTRIMAASSPEAANDPTLVKLTPVAANDDSLAPQQPSVFQIQAANIHLGLQANNKDEAIRFAGEQLVKLGYAEPEYIDAMFAREALVPTYLGESIAVPHGTVEAKDRVIKTGIVICQYPAGVAFTDDEDDIAHLVIGIAAKNDEHIQVITTITNALDDHEAIERLKRTQDVREVLSILASEEAA
- a CDS encoding mannitol-1-phosphate 5-dehydrogenase, giving the protein MKAVHFGAGNIGRGFIGKVLADAEVNVTFADVNEPLIDQLSHAQSYKVKVVGNDCHLDTVSHITAVNAAGQDVINQIVQTDLITTAVGPAVLDKIASTIASGLAKRFEAGNTQPLNIIACENMVRGTTHLKEEVYKQLTPAHRQLADQHVGFVDSAVDRIVPPAEAANDDPLEVTVESFSEWIVDQQQFKGEIPHIAGMETTDNLMAFVERKLFTLNTGHIMTAYLGALKGYQTIRDAIEDEEICGQVRTAMRESGEVLIRRYGFDREQHYAYIEKILTRFANPFLRDEIDRVGRQPLRKLGSNDRLIKPLLGTLEYGTDNRMLIKGIAAALKYVNATDPQAVELQQTLHEKGVRQTLAQYTGLDTDSEVVRDIEHCYQTLT
- a CDS encoding MltR family transcriptional regulator, which codes for MAPSEHEADIIERLNEAITVRGFFITSVEILEEAVDALIQRIFRKDDFAVKSVVEPLLHDTGPLGELSVRLKLLYGLGVIAQPVYQDIERCLHIKDMLNRDVTEYQFTDPKIIQEIKALHQANVMGIAQLDMAPITEDIDLAFYQMQTARQEQIVKSTLALAISGIATSLNKDSPF
- a CDS encoding methyl-accepting chemotaxis protein — encoded protein: MNSIKNKVVLACILAIFLSGSILIIAGYQSFQAQTWQDLSRETRQTLEGYAYGFGKWFGSKKQSISALSEAIAASDNLSSPHAILAQAKHSAGFLLTYYGTRSGDMYRDDPNLVSPPGFDPRQRSWYQAAQADQRQITTAPFVSSTAKKLVVAIAEPVIRNGEWLGAVGANLALGSLSDDIQSMSVPGNGEAMLVTAEGLILAHQNTQLNLKQVHELDKALSAGGIREAAQRKELVALMLAGKPSRLMAVPVPDTNWSLVFLMDEAALTAPIKRILMEGIGIGLLILVLVAVVASVFLTWLLRELKQVSSALEDIAKGQGDLTVRVNSRSQDEIGQLAQHFNLFVGRLHQMVTGLREITHELNRQSTRVSDASEVRTQSIQNQQQDITQVATALSQMAIATQDIASNAEQTAETVQQLVELSQTSQKEMQQNQKAIHGLAQEMQQSATLIGELELQGQRIGSIISTISDIAEQTNLLALNAAIEAARAGEQGRGFAVVADEVRVLSQRTHTSTAEIQTMIHTLQQVTQQAVTAMSSSHERAGACVTEADIVSKRLEAMSDAVEQINHKAIQIAAGAEEQSTVTDDIRKNAMTVNAVAESLAEESVKSTEQSVQLKILSSRIEQAVGQFKL
- a CDS encoding pyrimidine/purine nucleoside phosphorylase produces the protein MLNTNEYFDGNVKSIGFEAEGARSSVGVMLPGSYTFGTAAPERMTVVKGAISVKLPGHVDWETYNAGDNFEVPGDASFDVKIEETTAYLCDYL
- the zntR gene encoding Zn(2+)-responsive transcriptional regulator; amino-acid sequence: MARYLIGQLAKRCEVSSDTLRFYEKNGLLIPGERSESGYRLYSDEDVSRIRFILRAKAIGLSLDEIRELLAIRVEADQHSCAEVKAITQAKLDDIDSKLAELQRIRRALKRLNDACCGAADDDASHCSILEALADE